In Lolium rigidum isolate FL_2022 chromosome 3, APGP_CSIRO_Lrig_0.1, whole genome shotgun sequence, the genomic window ACAAACTATAAGTACAACAACAAAGGATGCCTATGAGCCTATCTATAATGCTACCACAAGACTTGCAGCAAGAATATGTTCATCTTTACATCACACAACAAATAAAAGGAAGACAGTAAATCCAACTGTTCACATCGATATGTAACACTAGCTTTACAATCGAACATCTGTTTTCTGACTTTACAAGAACTACAACAGGAACTTTGGGCCAGAACTTTGCTGCTTTAACACCTTTCTTGACGATGAATGCAGCCAAACAGCCACCTCTGACTCATCTCGGCCAGATTGCCAAAGCATTTTCATTCTCTTCTGTGAAGAATCCGAACAGACCAGCAAAACTTTCTCAAATAAAATCAAAATGATCGTCGTCAATGGAGAAAGACCCCACATCACTAGATATTCTGAGAAGGTGTGCCAGCTCTAACCGGTACTCCAGACCTCGGATGTAGTGACCAAGCAACATGCACCTGGGCAGCACACAAGACAATCACTCCCATGCTATGAACAGAAAGACCAAATCAAAGAAGTTCTAACGAGTCTGATTTGTATTACCAGAATAGCAGACGTGCAAGATAATCACGGGGAACAGATATTAGGGGCTGAAACGGGAGGGAAGCATTCTCCACGAGCTCAGCAAAATCATCGTCCTCGCCACCGCGATTTAGGGTGCCCCCAGCAGCATTCTCTAGTGGCGGAGGGGACTTTGAGTGTATCTTAGGGGAAAGAGTAGCAAGCAGACCATGCACAACAGACTGAATAGACTCTTGCACACCAGGACAAGTGGACTCCGAAAGTTCAGCAACCTGTGCAAAACAGCTAGTAAGGCTGCTGTAATGAAACCTAAGGCCAATCTCTAAATTTTATCAGTTGCTTGGGATTTGTAGCAGGAGCAGTTGATCATCATTAAGCTGTCAAGGTGCAACTAAAATAAGTTCTTAAGATCAGCGAAAAGAACATACCTTCTCTGGTGTTAGGGATCTTAGATAGTCCAACAGATCATTTTTCTCTTCTCCAACAAACTGTTGCATTTGTAGGGCAGAATTTTTTCTCTTCAGGTCATGTAACTCCTGcaagattttttaaaaaaagctTTCAAGTTTGAACACAACACAGTGCATATTGTCAACCGCAAAACTATGAACTAAGAATTTTACAGCAACAGTTGCCCAAAGCGGCGGCCGTAATGCATATAAATATACAATTAAGAACTTCACAAGCAACAGCTGCACAAAGTGGCGCACCATAATGCACAATGCATACCAATATAGCGCATTGGAATGAAAATCTAATTGGTGTCATATCAAATCCCAGTAATACAGAGCAAAGTACAATTAAGAGGTGGACTTCTTTAGTATATGTCTCACAAGATTTCAGTTTGCTGGTGCAATTAGAAAAGAAGTCCATAATTCGTCCTCGAACTTCTCCACAAGTTCACATTTCGTCCAATATCTTTCCTTTGGTTAGAAAACTGTAAAAGTAAATTACATGATTGCACTGAACCAGTTACGGCAGAGCTTTAGATATATcacaggatttttttttttatatttgactcATAGTCATTTACACAGGAGCCAGGAGGCATGGTAATAAACAGAATCATGGCAAATCATGATTCAGACAAATCTTaccagatactccctccgttctaattTAGTCTACATTTTAGAAAAAATGAGATAAACTAgtgttgcatttattagtactagttagatatgtgagcaaccaatccaagctacattgaaaataagaACGTCCAATAAAGAGAGAAAAACCActtcgttttcagtgttgttgttgactaaaaactAGAATGTaaagtatttcagaacaaattttggggctagaatgtagactatttcagaacagagggagtacatgataAAAGCAATAAAGTTAGTTTGCCATTATTTGAAAATTCCTAATGACGACATATGATTTGAGACTGTTATTACCTTTTTGATCGCATCCAGCCGAGATTGCAATCGAATAATCTGCTCTTCCGCTTCAGGTGTCAAGTTACCTAGCTCTTCTTCAATACTTCCACCTGATGATTCTTCGTCACTTTTTCCAGAGTCCTGGGGCATGTCGTCTTCTGATAATCTGAAAATTGTAACAGGACTACCCAGATTGATGTCATGATGACTGTACTCACTGATATCTCTGTTCTGAAATTCAGCATCTTCTTCAGAAAGTTCAAGGTTCCTTTCAAAAGATAGCCTGTATTCCGCATTACGTAGAGTATACCTGCAAGGGGAAATGAAGTAAGTGCTAGTCTTCCAGCACAATAGTGCATCACACTGTGTTTTGAAGACAAATGTTAATACAGATCACTTTGCAAGCAAACAAAGACTACAAACGGTTGCTTCAAACTTGTTCAGAATGTTGATAATAAATGGATACAAGAAATTCCTTGTTGAATGAGTTATTTTATTGATCTTTTATATGGCTAATAATTAAAAAAGTAACAAGAGCTATCACATGTGAGAGACATCCTTCACACTAATCAAATAGGTACGCAGCAATTCCAAAACAAAATTTTAAACATTCTCAAGTAGGCAGCCAACAGTTTTTGCTAAAAAGAATGAGGACATGTAGGTAAAATCGTAATTTTAATTTTGCTTTACGGAACAGTGAAAATTAGAACAACTAATAGTAAACCGAAGGTGAGAGCTACCTTTCTAGCACCGGATGCTGACCGAATTCTACAAATTCCTCTTCGTCAGTCAGCGAGTGAAGGTTGGTTAGCATGGGAACATGAGAAATCAGGTGTTTATTCAGTAAAATCTGCATACAAGGCGCTGGTTTGCTCACAGGAAAGACAAGATAGTGCCTCTAGAAATGTGGCAACATATTCTTATGTACTGGATGATGAGAAGTGGAGGAGATTATGGAAGCTTGATGTTCTATCGAGGGTACGAGTTTTTTTGTGGCGAGTTCTCAAAGGTATTATACCTAATTATGCAACTCTCACCAGGTGACATGTCAGAGTTTTAAGTACCTGTCCGGTGTGTAAATCAACTTCTGAAAATTGGCTACATGCTCTTCTGGAGTGCTCTCATTCGCAGCTGTTCTGGAAGGCTGCAAAGGATTATCTTAACATCAAACTGCCACTTCAACACCCTAATACGTGGGCAGATGACATTTTGTGTTCGGATATCTTTGAGAAGATGGACAGAACTAAAATATTTCTATAATGTCGGTGATCTGGGACTCAAGAAATAGATGGAGTCATGATGATCAGGGCTATGATCCAACAAAGTCAGTGGAGAATGTGGCAGAAACATTGGTTATGTTGGATAGCTAAAGAAGAAAAAGGTGCAGAAAGCTCCGGCGATCTGTACTTGGCATGTCCCAGAGGGGAGGGGTTTATCAAACTCAATTCTGATGGCGCAATTCGGAAGGAAGATGGTGTGGCATCCTCAGGTGGTGTGGCTCAGGATCTACACAGTTTTATGGGTGCTTGGTGCAAGATATATAGAGGTATAACTGACCCTCTAGTGATTGAAACACTGGCACTTCAGGATGCAGTTCTTTTTGCTAAAGAAAACCAGTTTGTTAAGATCATCTTGGAGACTGATTGTTCACAAGCGGTGTGTTTATGGAAGGAAAGACATAGTCAGAGCGCTGTGATTGCTCCAATTCTGAAGGAGATTGATGAACTtagtacttgttttactgttttttcTATTAATTTTGTTCGTTGATCTGCCAACTCAGTAGCTCATGAGTGTGCGCGTTTCGGCTGTGTACACTCCATCTTTATGTGGTTAGGAGTTAGTCCTCAGTTTCTTAAACATTGTATCCAGGTTGATGGTCATTCAGTTGTTTTAAGTTAATAAAGCTGGCAGGTTTACCCTaaaaaaaagtactccctccgatccggaaaaagTGTCTGGCAGGTGATTTCACAAAAACAACCTTGTCTTTTTCATCTCCACAACCCGCACTCCCCGCCCTACCCAACCAGGCAACCAAGCAACCGCACGTCCGGCCGTCCGCACATCGCATCGATTCCGTCCGCGATTTTCCCCTTCTCACAAACCAGAGCAGCACCACCGTGGGTGGCTTGATCTACCACGTCCGGCCAACTCTAAGGAATCCGGGCCGGGGAGAAAGGCGGGGCATGACGCCGGCAGCGACGCCTGAGCGGAGCGGGGCAACGCCACCGGCGCGAAGGGATGCGAGGTGGAAGCCGACCTGCTTGGCGAGGAGAGGGCGAGACAGGAGCACGCCAATCGCTTGGAGAGAGAGCACACACGTgggtctgcttggcaaggcgacgGCAGCGgagggggaggcggaggagcgcggCGCCGGATGCGTGGAAGATGCTTCGCGCGTGGCAGTGGTGGCATTAGCCAGATCCAGTCAAACTGATGGGGCAAGTTATATGATTTTTGAAGGGTGTAAATGTAAAACGCGACTGTACTGACCGCCCGACTctttttccggatcggagggagtagtaacaaCCAACTCATCAGCACTAACAAGCAGGTTATATATGGGAGACGACTTAtaacatagaaaaaaaaaactatcccAGACAATCGATGCCACCAATCCTAGCACAACTAATCAATAACTAGATGAATCTCAATATGCTGAAAAACGTAAAACAGTGAAAACTTTTTTGTAAACGAAAGCTATACTGGACTCCAACATGCATAAAAATGTGGTCACTGTGTACTTGAGCTGAAAGAAAAATATATACATCCAAGATTCCAAGAATTAAAATGCCATTAAAATGTATTCCAATTTACAGCAGTTATTTTGAATGCATAGCATGCCATGGGTGCACCACTACTAAAGACTTGCCAATGTTACCAGATTCATGTGTGTTTTTTTTTACAAATGAACAGTATTTTTCCTTGGTTTGACATGAAATCGTCAAATAGTGACATACAACCCAAAGGTGATCATTGATGATTGAAATCTATTTTGAAAAGGTAGAGCAAAGAATAATCGTATGTCTGATGAAGCAACCAGCTCTTAGAAAATCCATTCACGATGAACAAGAACATTATATTTCAACAAGAGAGCATACCCAGTCATGATAGAGGATACCAATAACTTGAAGAACGGACTCCAAAGGGCTTCTACAACAACACGGAACTGATCAGATGGAAGCAGACCCAACATGCCAGAGATGGTCCTCTTCATTGCATCAACCGTTTCAGGAGGAACATCTTTCTGAATGACACTTAGATCCAAAGGCTCGATATCTTGGATCAAATTCCACAGGATAGATTTCTACAAGGAAATCAAACACATGGTTATTAAAATGCAGCACTTCAGAGTGCCCAAAAGAGTTACCAGTTGAGCAAGTTTTGTTGATGAAAGGTTATGAACACATCTTCTTAAGTGGTTTAAATCATGAAAGTttctatatacatcatatgaaatcACCAAAGAAAGTCCAAAAATTTAAGGCTTAATTCATCCGTAGAAGTTAAGTTGTAGAACAAcaaacaacatcaaagccttcaTATGCATATTACTCAACATCCAAAGcatgttggggtaggctagatatgaaaccgaACAGAAAAGAAGTTAAGTTGTAAATGGCAAGTATTTCAGATGCATATTACTCAAACCCATCGGATCCATTAGTTAACCCAATTTCAAGACTTCAAGTGTTACTACATCAGTAAGAAAGGGAGAGCCCATGGAGAAGAAAGTAGCTAAATCTCTAGACCTCGTCCTGAATCCAATTAGTGATAATATGTTGTGAATTACAACAGAAGAAACTCAAAAAGTGAGTGAATCACATTTGTAACAAGACACGATGAACCCTGCTAGGAGTATACATACAGACACAAACTTAGCTATATTGAGAACAACCCAGCCTACTCATTAGTCCCATGCTTTATCTAGGGAACATAATCTGATCTACAAATTTAGGATTCTAGCTGGCAATCAATAATATCTAAGAAAAGGGAATGGGTGCCATACCACCATTTCAACTGCAAACACACAAACTGGTCACCGTGATAACTAATAGAAAAACAATTTTGTGCGTACAGCACCAATATCTAACACTCTCTCAAACGTCATAACCACACATCTGCTTCATTTCAATAAATAATTACAATATGTAAGCCATGTGCTTCTTACAGAATTAGAACTAGACCTTCACTGCTTTACATCTTTACGGGCGCTCACTCAGGTTGAGGCTCGAAGCACTCGGAACACAAGTGCATTTAAGCGTGGGCTGACCACTTGTGGTTTGAATCAGGTAGCAGAATAGCAGAGTATCTTCCAGGTTCGTATCAAGGCGGGTAGTAACGATTCGAGTTCTTCGTGGAATTGGTGACCACGCCGGTTGCATAACTGAAACGCTGGATGGTGTTGTGGATCATGGACACCGCCGCCTTGACTTGGGTTGAGTAAGGCGATGGAGTTGTCGTCATAAAAAAGTTTGCATCATGCACAACTCGAGCTTGATATATATCCCTCCTCGCACATAGTGTAAAGGAGATGGTGCAGCAGGTCTATCGATAGGATGAAGAGGAGCTTGGTTATGGGTGTGGCGGCAGGTAATGGACTTTAGAATACTACTAGAAGTAGAACTTCACTGCTTTACGGGGTGCCCACACTAAGGATCATAGAAACCCTGTCTTCTGGTACAAAACTGATAGTTGAGAGCTCAAGCTGGTATGTAATCTCAACGCAGCCAAACAGAAGCGCAAAGCATCGAAGTTTAATCTCTTAACTGATCCAGAAAAGGATTCACCGCTTTTAGGCACCTCACCGGACTACACCTAATGTTCAACCTCATGGTAGTATGAGTCACGATTAATCAACACCCACAGCTGAGCCTGAGCCCAAGTATATGATCTCCTAACCGAAGTATGGTAATTATTGGCACGCGGATGCTCCATCCTTCAGATTCGCCACATCAGAACGCTACCACCGCACAACGAACCATACAGTTGCCGTGGACACAGTATGGATGCACAAGCAATCAAACCAATCAATTTGGGGGCGAAATGGGGCCAGGCGATGCGAccgagggaggagaggagggcgccCACCTTGGAGGGTCCGTGGATGGGCCTCCCCCGcgcgtagagctcgtcgaagggcgaggcggaggcggccgccacgccgacgccggcgagcctcctgcgccagcccccgaTCGCCAGCCCCGCCGGGTACAGCtgcgccgggggcggcggcggcgggaaccTGAGGCGCCCCGCGGCTCCGGAGCCGCGGAGGGGCGGGCGCGGGCAGGAGGCGGTCGGCATGtggccgtcgccggcggcgcgctcCTCGGTTGCTGCGGGCGAGGGGCCGCGGAGAAGATGATTCCTTTCCGTCGGGGACCGGGTGTGGTGGCGATAGGTCTTTCTAGCTCTTCCGCGTCGCGTCGCGTCCCGTGGGTAGCAGCAGCAAAGCTGGACTGCATTTCGTCGCGGAAATTGAACGGAAAAGGCGAAAAGGGACTCGAATTCTTACGTCAGCTGCACAGGTCGCTGACGTGTGGGACAGCATGGCGAGCTCGTGGACAACCGCGCCTGTCCAGGTTGTGTGTGGGTGGGGTAGAACGGAATATGCGTGGACGACACCGTCCATTTGTTCATCCACGTCGACGCGTGTCATGCACTCATGCCCCTCGGCTCAACCAGTACTTCCTCAGTCGGATTTGGGAAGACccatggttagagcatctccacttggTTGGGTCTCCCCACACCAAAATCCGGGAATAATTTCATTCGGATTGGACGAAAAATGGCGTGGGGAGGGACAGTTTCCCAGCCTCGTAGCCGttgataaaaatttgaaaaacgtaAACTTGACGAAATACGGCAAAAAATGACTGAATTTAGACtaactttaatgatatttactatatagagggcgaagttcatatatagaggccgaattcgactatatttcgaattcggctaggggaatacaactgtaaattttaaaacacggcgctctacatgcccaaatggcggtagaacaccgtgtagtcgccgccgtcgctgccatcgtcgtcggagccgtcgtcgtcaaaccgcggcggcgcggcccggccgctCGCCAcgaccggcgtctccccaccggccactggtgcgaggcggggatggcgatggcttgtaccagtcgtcgtcggaggcgtcgtcggaggcttcgaggtcgatgacggggacggcgatgccggatggaggagtcgcaggccggcggtagcgagcgacgtcctcgaggagcctcgcctgccgctccgcctccaccttctcccactgctccctcgaccaggcgcaggcctggtcgagtGGCATGGAgttctcggcggggacgaggtcctggagggacctcgccatgacggcctcgaggatggcggcgtcctcggcgctttcggcctcctccaccttcaccttcgctggcttgcgcttccgctcgccaGAGGTATCGAGTTCGCGCTTGGGGCGGTGCCGTCCTTGTGCCGTCGatggctcgcggatgacgatcccgCCGCGCGCGCGGTTGCTCGGCGGGGAAGACAGCTCCTTTTTCGCCGGCGCGAAGGATGTCGCCGACCTGGAGATCGACCTCGCCGCCGAACCGGACGACGAggaactggcagccatgcgccgtggctgccagcttcCCCTGCGGCGGCTGGCCAATGCCCTCGACAGTGGGGGCATCGTCAGAACGGGGAAGttaccgccctcgatgtgctcgaggacggcctcgagcaTCCGGCCCGGCACGCTCCACCACCGCTTGCGTCCGACGgcattgttgcgcggaggcggaggcggtgggccgtcgtaggaggcgagctcctgCTCCTACCGGCgaaggaagaacgagttccacgcCGTCAGGTTGTCGGGGTGGTAGCGCGGCTCGGCGCGGTCCTGGTCCGACAACGTTAGTcggacctcctcgatggcggcttcGAGGTAGcgtccctggggcggcggcgggattggcacgccgcccgcacttaggcgccacccgccgccgggaggcctcgtgtccggcgggcaggggtaccccgcctggtggaggaggtgcccctcctgttggagatatgcccaagaggcaataataaagtggttattataatatctttatgtttatgataaatgtttgcataccatgctataattgtattaaccgaaacattgatacatgtgtgttgtgtgaacaacaaggagtccctagtaagcctcttgtataactagcttgttgattaatggatgatcatggtttcgtgatcatgaacattggatgttattaataacaaggttatgtcattagttgaatgatacaatggacacacacccaaatgagcgtagcataagatcaagtcattaagttcaatttgctataagctttcgatacatagttgtcttaatccttcgaccatgagatcatgtaaatcacttacatcggaagggtactttgattacatcaaacggcattgcgtaaatgggtggttataaagatgggattaagtattcggaaagtgtgagttgaggcatatggatcaatagtgggatttgtccaccctgatgacggatagatatactctgggccctctcggtgggatgtcgtctgattagcttgcaagcatatgattggatcatgagagatgacataccgcggtacgagtaaagagtacttgtcgataacgaggttgaacaaggtatggagataccgatgatcaaacctcggacaagtagaatatcgtgtgacaaagggaattggcatcgtatgtaaatggttcaatcgatcactaaagtcatcgttgaatatgtgggagccattatggatctccagatcccgctattggttattgctcggagaggagtctcgaccatgtctgcatagttcgcgaaccatagggtgacgcgcttaaggttcgatgtcgcatatagtagattcggaatatgagttggagtccgaagtttttgttcggagtctcggatgggatccaggacatcacgaggaggttcggaattgtccggagaataagattcatatatgggaagtcaatttccggggttcgggaaaaagtccggtgttttgaccggagcttctagaaggatctagagggccaccagtgggcccaccaccccgggagaggccacataggcgccacatggcatagtgggtcctgcccaccatgacatgtggtcccaggccggcccccccttagagataagatctatctctaatttaaatggtttaaatttagagataagatctatctcctaaaataaagtgtttaaattaggagataaggggGAAGACTTGGGGGAGGAGTTGGCCCCTCCccatgcgccggccaagggggtaggtgggccctaggggaaaccctaggccgacccccacctatataaagaggggagggggtggccggccaaggccccccatccacaaccctagccgcccccctctctcttccacctccatacgctgtgcaggcttaggcgaagccctgcagcaactcttctccaccaccaccaccacgccgtcatgctgctgggattctatggagatctaccacacctccgctgcccgctggaacgggagaggaaggagcttcatcgacaccgtacgcgcgaccgagtacggaagtgctgccggattgcagcaccggggacgatcgtctacaccaacaacgagattaatctcgtaggctttggaatcttcgagggttagtctcatctcaatctcgttgcttcgatcttgtagattagatcttggttgttccatagattagatctgttggttttattcgccttgcggtaggaaaatttttgttttctatgcaacgaaccccttcacctcccacgcgtggagcgagcgGCGAGGGAAGCCATTGTTggccgcgccgtcgtcgtcgttgtaggccatggatctcgtcgaggtcgagggaaggaagaggaagaggaagaggaagagtggtgcgacgcgtcgcggcgagcggggtATTTAGGCGAGCCAGGAGCCGGCGATTTATTTCCGCGTGGATGCTACGCattcgcggcgagctgaccggcggcagcctttactccgcgcggaagacgatgcgtctgtcgctgaccggccgggtccatctctcgcgcggaagccgaagcgaaagcgcgggagagaaatctcggcgtttcgcgcgctttcgcttcgtccggagtccccgagcgcgcctcgggggaccgaggatggcgtgggctcgccggatgtatttaggcccaaatccggagaaAAACGAGGAATCGGGGCCGCGACTGGGCCGAAATTCACCG contains:
- the LOC124703432 gene encoding uncharacterized protein LOC124703432 — protein: MPTASCPRPPLRGSGAAGRLRFPPPPPPAQLYPAGLAIGGWRRRLAGVGVAAASASPFDELYARGRPIHGPSKKSILWNLIQDIEPLDLSVIQKDVPPETVDAMKRTISGMLGLLPSDQFRVVVEALWSPFFKLLVSSIMTGYTLRNAEYRLSFERNLELSEEDAEFQNRDISEYSHHDINLGSPVTIFRLSEDDMPQDSGKSDEESSGGSIEEELGNLTPEAEEQIIRLQSRLDAIKKELHDLKRKNSALQMQQFVGEEKNDLLDYLRSLTPEKVAELSESTCPGVQESIQSVVHGLLATLSPKIHSKSPPPLENAAGGTLNRGGEDDDFAELVENASLPFQPLISVPRDYLARLLFWCMLLGHYIRGLEYRLELAHLLRISSDVGSFSIDDDHFDFI